The following coding sequences lie in one Candidatus Eremiobacterota bacterium genomic window:
- a CDS encoding alpha/beta hydrolase, which yields MTRRLNVRKTRVLTLIATLIYTAFALPVPTSPQEQSLGLQSAACLIGKAELPAECGTFAVYENRRAHSGRIIKLSFIALRASRRREGTIAFLAGGPGQSATAFAPMVADRHFGQALSTLRASYDILFLDNRGMGHSNPFPCDFAPRTDPSAYFLQLWPDALVAGCRATSSSSHVLAQYNTANATDDLDDLRAALRIKDLVLYGGSDGTFFSFIYLRRHPASVKSAVLSGVAPPGFQPLPGAPDGAQRALSDLIADCESDSVCHSHFPNFGHQFYAVLHRFDTGPIPMTIKSPGSGDLPVRLSKEVFVDQMRQVLDDPNNAAYIPYIIDKAYNREYGPLVEMINAVSLGLANALNWGAFLSYSCSDWMPFVTASEMTAAAQGSFADELRFMAQKRACLIWNVPPMPPDFNKPVTSAVPILMIDGSDDPATPPRYAQEELPYLKNAKLIIVEGAGHAEEHACTDRLIVQFIESQSGANLPSASCKNSFARPPFATSG from the coding sequence TTGACACGACGATTAAACGTTCGTAAGACTCGAGTACTCACTCTGATCGCGACACTGATTTACACTGCTTTTGCGCTGCCGGTCCCAACGTCGCCTCAAGAGCAAAGCCTAGGCCTCCAGAGCGCGGCTTGCCTAATTGGAAAAGCTGAGCTTCCTGCGGAATGTGGTACCTTCGCCGTCTACGAGAATCGTCGTGCGCATTCCGGCCGCATTATCAAGCTCAGCTTCATTGCGCTGCGAGCGTCTCGCAGACGTGAAGGTACCATCGCGTTCTTAGCAGGCGGTCCAGGTCAAAGTGCGACCGCCTTCGCTCCGATGGTGGCCGACCGTCACTTTGGGCAAGCGCTATCGACCTTACGGGCCAGTTACGACATTCTCTTTCTGGACAACCGCGGTATGGGGCACTCGAACCCTTTCCCGTGCGATTTCGCGCCGCGAACTGATCCGAGCGCCTATTTCTTGCAGCTTTGGCCGGATGCGCTGGTAGCAGGATGCCGAGCTACGAGTTCGTCCTCTCACGTTCTTGCTCAGTACAATACCGCGAACGCCACCGACGATCTCGATGACCTCAGAGCAGCATTGCGTATAAAGGATCTCGTTTTATATGGAGGATCTGACGGAACATTCTTTTCATTTATCTATCTGCGACGGCACCCCGCGTCAGTCAAAAGCGCTGTCCTGTCGGGCGTGGCGCCCCCGGGTTTTCAGCCTTTGCCGGGTGCACCCGATGGAGCGCAAAGAGCGCTAAGCGATCTGATAGCGGATTGCGAGAGCGATTCCGTTTGTCATTCACATTTTCCCAACTTCGGGCACCAGTTTTACGCTGTTTTGCACCGTTTCGATACCGGTCCGATCCCAATGACAATTAAAAGTCCTGGTAGCGGTGATCTGCCCGTTCGACTTTCAAAAGAGGTCTTCGTTGACCAAATGCGCCAGGTCTTGGACGACCCAAACAACGCCGCATATATCCCTTACATTATCGACAAGGCCTATAATCGAGAATACGGGCCTCTTGTCGAAATGATTAATGCCGTAAGTCTCGGCTTAGCGAACGCCCTAAATTGGGGTGCTTTTCTGTCATATAGCTGCTCCGATTGGATGCCGTTCGTCACCGCTAGCGAAATGACGGCTGCGGCACAGGGCTCGTTCGCGGACGAGCTTCGCTTTATGGCGCAAAAGCGAGCCTGCCTTATATGGAATGTACCGCCAATGCCTCCAGACTTCAACAAACCGGTCACAAGCGCTGTACCAATATTGATGATCGATGGTAGCGACGATCCGGCGACCCCGCCCCGCTATGCTCAAGAGGAACTGCCGTATTTGAAAAACGCAAAACTGATCATTGTGGAGGGCGCCGGGCACGCCGAGGAACACGCTTGTACGGACCGGCTGATCGTGCAGTTCATCGAGTCGCAATCTGGAGCCAATCTGCCCAGCGCCAGTTGTAAGAACAGCTTCGCTCGTCCGCCGTTCGCGACTTCAGGCTAG
- a CDS encoding TetR/AcrR family transcriptional regulator has translation MIQKAARPRGRPRSFNESAALGNAIQVFWSKGYDAVTVDDLVAGMGVGRPSLYSIFGDKRTLFLRVLKAYAERKGALAAAALHSPSTLRDSLGAFMRNAVETATEEGSAPGCLLMCVAPLVDDADVHQFVKMAADGAIELVERRFRDGMSAGEVPPDFPVAARASQAVDLVRGLTMRARMGTSRERLLNDAEEAADLVLMPRRNVASAP, from the coding sequence ATGATTCAAAAGGCTGCCAGGCCGCGCGGACGCCCGCGCAGCTTCAATGAGAGCGCCGCGCTGGGAAACGCGATCCAGGTGTTCTGGTCTAAGGGCTACGATGCAGTGACGGTGGACGATCTCGTCGCCGGGATGGGCGTGGGCCGGCCGAGCCTGTATTCCATCTTCGGGGACAAGCGGACGTTGTTCTTGCGCGTTCTCAAGGCCTACGCCGAGAGGAAAGGCGCCCTTGCTGCGGCGGCACTCCACTCGCCGAGCACACTTCGCGACTCGCTGGGCGCCTTCATGAGGAACGCCGTAGAAACAGCGACCGAGGAAGGATCCGCCCCGGGATGTCTTCTCATGTGCGTCGCGCCACTCGTGGACGATGCAGATGTCCACCAGTTCGTGAAGATGGCGGCAGATGGCGCCATCGAGCTAGTGGAACGCCGTTTCCGCGATGGGATGAGCGCGGGAGAAGTTCCGCCAGACTTTCCAGTAGCCGCGCGAGCGAGCCAGGCCGTCGACCTTGTCCGCGGTCTGACGATGCGGGCACGGATGGGCACGTCACGTGAGAGGCTCCTCAATGACGCCGAGGAAGCGGCCGACTTGGTACTCATGCCTCGGAGAAATGTCGCGTCAGCACCTTGA
- a CDS encoding DUF5063 domain-containing protein has product MARDFAYYAELYVTWFDEVVSDEATPLSMRRLHEVLALLQAAAARLTAIPPDDEADSDFEGRDVVGALRAKLPTDAYSVVFDPFEYDPLEVNPPKPVMATIADDLGDIYNNVKEGLALYRAGQIQNALWHWHFSYYAHWGRHLSNAQPAIWQYLREGNSVQ; this is encoded by the coding sequence ATGGCGCGCGACTTTGCGTATTACGCTGAGCTTTATGTTACCTGGTTCGATGAGGTGGTATCTGATGAGGCAACGCCGCTTAGCATGCGCAGGCTTCACGAGGTACTGGCATTACTGCAGGCTGCTGCCGCGCGGCTTACGGCAATTCCGCCGGACGACGAAGCAGATAGCGATTTCGAGGGTCGCGACGTTGTGGGCGCCCTTAGGGCAAAGCTACCCACAGACGCATACAGCGTCGTGTTTGATCCCTTCGAGTACGATCCGCTCGAAGTGAACCCGCCAAAACCGGTGATGGCGACGATCGCCGACGATCTTGGCGACATCTACAACAATGTGAAGGAAGGCCTAGCGCTATACCGGGCCGGTCAAATCCAAAACGCCCTATGGCACTGGCATTTCAGCTACTATGCTCACTGGGGTCGGCACCTGAGCAACGCGCAGCCGGCCATCTGGCAATACTTACGTGAAGGAAACTCGGTACAGTGA